In Rhodospirillales bacterium RIFCSPLOWO2_02_FULL_58_16, a genomic segment contains:
- a CDS encoding glutathione synthase has product MGLRVAIQMDPIESINIDADSTFVLALEAQRRGHVLYHYLPDGLAFTQGKVLARARSLKVRRSKGDHFSLGPAQTVDLKDFDIVLMRQDPPFDMAYITATHLLEHIHPKTLVVNDPAEVRNAPEKLFVTQFPDLMPPTLIASDRERIAAFRDEHKDIIVKPLFGNGGAGVFHIPPGDENLNSLLEMFTRFYREPVIVQAYLPEVRAGDKRIILIDGEAAGAINRVPSAGEARANMHAGATPFKAELTARDREICEAIGPSLKERGLIFAGVDVIGGCLTEINVTSPTGLQEINRFDGVCLEARIWDAIEDRRG; this is encoded by the coding sequence ATGGGCCTGCGAGTAGCCATTCAGATGGACCCCATCGAGAGCATCAACATCGATGCCGACAGCACTTTTGTCCTGGCGCTGGAGGCGCAACGGCGGGGACATGTCCTTTACCATTACCTGCCCGACGGTCTTGCCTTTACCCAGGGAAAGGTTTTGGCGCGGGCGCGCTCCCTCAAGGTGCGTCGTTCCAAGGGGGACCACTTTTCGCTGGGGCCTGCCCAAACCGTCGATCTTAAAGATTTCGACATTGTGCTGATGCGTCAGGACCCGCCTTTTGACATGGCTTACATCACCGCCACCCACCTGCTGGAGCATATCCATCCCAAGACTCTGGTGGTCAATGATCCGGCCGAGGTCCGCAATGCGCCGGAGAAGCTTTTTGTCACGCAATTTCCGGACCTGATGCCGCCGACCCTGATCGCTTCGGATCGGGAGCGCATCGCCGCTTTCCGGGACGAACACAAGGATATTATCGTCAAGCCCTTGTTCGGCAACGGCGGCGCCGGTGTCTTTCACATTCCGCCGGGGGATGAGAATCTGAATTCACTGCTGGAGATGTTCACCAGATTCTACCGCGAGCCGGTCATCGTCCAGGCCTACCTGCCGGAGGTGCGCGCCGGCGACAAGCGCATCATCCTTATCGACGGCGAGGCGGCGGGCGCCATCAATCGCGTGCCGTCGGCGGGCGAGGCCCGCGCCAACATGCACGCGGGGGCCACGCCCTTCAAGGCGGAGCTGACTGCGCGGGACCGTGAAATATGCGAAGCTATCGGACCAAGCCTCAAGGAGCGCGGATTGATCTTTGCCGGCGTCGACGTTATCGGCGGCTGCCTCACCGAGATCAACGTCACCTCTCCCACCGGACTTCAGGAAATCAATCGCTTCGACGGCGTCTGCCTTGAAGCCCGCATCTGGGACGCTATCGAGGATCGGCGCGGCTGA
- a CDS encoding hypothetical protein (unknown function; YciI from Haemophilus influenzae presents crystal structure similarity to a muconolactone isomerase, but does not seem to catalyze any of the predicted reactions based on sequence and structure similarity) — protein sequence MLFVFCCADKPDHQQVRAAVRPAHLEYLNAFNDRIFGAGPTLTDDGQGMTGSVLIIEFADRAAAEAFAANDPYNKAGLFETVAIRPWKKVLPKG from the coding sequence ATGCTGTTCGTTTTCTGCTGCGCCGACAAGCCGGACCACCAACAAGTGCGCGCCGCCGTGCGTCCGGCCCACCTGGAATATCTGAACGCTTTCAACGACCGGATTTTCGGGGCCGGGCCGACCCTGACCGATGACGGCCAAGGCATGACCGGCAGCGTCCTGATCATCGAATTCGCCGACCGCGCCGCCGCCGAGGCTTTTGCCGCGAACGATCCCTACAACAAGGCCGGATTGTTTGAAACCGTCGCCATCCGTCCATGGAAAAAGGTTCTCCCCAAGGGATAG
- a CDS encoding glycerol-3-phosphate dehydrogenase, whose product MKKIGIIGAGAWGTALAMVARRAGREAIIWAFEPEVVAAINGDHENISYLPGVALDRKIAATADMAAAVDADALMLAVPAQFLRAACVRLAAVIGEGLPVVICAKGIERQSNALPGEIVNQILPRTPVAVLSGPTFAAEVACGLPTAVTLACADAKLAADIAEAVGSPRFRIYGSDDVIGAQIGGAVKNVLAIASGIVEGRGLGDNARAALITRGLAEIARLSAAKGGKAETLMGLSGLGDLILTCTAMQSRNFSLGAALGKGERLKDILSRRRSVAEGVATASSVSSLARSMSIDMPICLAVDGILHGGLDIDLTIAGLLARPPGNE is encoded by the coding sequence ATGAAAAAAATAGGCATTATCGGCGCGGGAGCATGGGGAACGGCGTTAGCCATGGTGGCCCGGCGAGCCGGACGGGAGGCGATAATCTGGGCCTTTGAACCCGAAGTCGTTGCCGCCATCAACGGCGACCACGAGAACATCTCCTATCTTCCCGGCGTCGCCCTTGACCGAAAGATTGCCGCCACCGCCGATATGGCCGCAGCGGTTGACGCCGACGCCCTGATGCTGGCGGTTCCCGCCCAATTCCTGCGCGCCGCCTGCGTCAGACTCGCCGCCGTCATCGGGGAAGGCCTTCCGGTCGTCATCTGCGCCAAGGGCATCGAGCGGCAAAGCAACGCCTTGCCCGGCGAGATCGTCAATCAGATTCTGCCCCGAACTCCGGTCGCCGTTCTTTCCGGGCCGACCTTCGCCGCCGAGGTGGCCTGCGGATTGCCGACGGCCGTGACCCTGGCCTGCGCCGACGCAAAACTGGCCGCCGACATCGCCGAAGCCGTCGGCTCCCCCCGCTTCCGCATCTACGGAAGCGATGACGTCATCGGCGCCCAGATCGGCGGCGCCGTCAAGAACGTATTGGCCATAGCAAGCGGCATTGTCGAAGGACGGGGCCTGGGCGACAACGCCCGCGCCGCCCTGATCACCAGGGGACTGGCCGAGATTGCGCGACTCAGCGCCGCCAAGGGCGGCAAGGCGGAGACCCTGATGGGACTGAGCGGCCTCGGCGATCTGATTCTGACCTGCACCGCCATGCAGTCGCGCAACTTCTCGCTCGGCGCGGCCTTGGGCAAGGGCGAGCGCCTGAAAGATATCCTGAGCCGTCGCCGCTCGGTGGCCGAGGGCGTGGCTACCGCTTCGTCGGTGAGCAGTCTGGCGCGGAGCATGAGCATCGACATGCCGATCTGTCTGGCTGTTGACGGCATCCTTCACGGCGGACTGGACATCGACCTGACCATCGCCGGGCTGCTGGCCCGCCCCCCCGGAAATGAATAA
- a CDS encoding tRNA (adenosine(37)-N6)-threonylcarbamoyltransferase complex transferase subunit TsaD, which translates to MIMLGIETSCDETAASVVTGERQILSNIVLSQLEEHRPYGGIVPEVAARAHLDNLDFIIARAMDRAGIKFADLNGVAAAGGPGLIGGLLVGVMCAKAIACVHDIPFLAINHLEGHALCARLTGDVDFPYLLLLASGGHCQLLCVEGVGKYRRLGTTLDDALGEAFDKVAKMLGLGFAGGPLVEKAARSGDPARFKFPRPMKGRPGCHFSFSGLKTAVRHAVIGLPEGDLRDQDVADLCASFQAAAADALHDRAKNALKEFSKLHGPAAALVIAGGVAANQHIRDTLEGLGIPLVAPPSNLCTDNAAMIAWAGIERLRLGQSDDMEFAPRPRWPLDQNAPPAVYAGVKA; encoded by the coding sequence ATGATCATGCTCGGCATCGAAACCAGTTGCGACGAGACCGCCGCCTCGGTGGTGACCGGCGAGCGTCAAATCCTGTCCAACATAGTCCTCTCCCAACTTGAGGAGCATAGGCCCTACGGCGGCATCGTGCCCGAAGTCGCCGCCCGCGCCCACCTGGATAATCTGGATTTTATCATCGCTCGCGCCATGGACCGGGCCGGAATAAAATTCGCCGACCTTAACGGCGTCGCCGCCGCCGGCGGGCCGGGGCTGATCGGCGGCCTGCTGGTCGGCGTCATGTGCGCCAAGGCCATCGCCTGCGTTCATGATATTCCTTTTCTGGCGATCAACCACCTTGAAGGCCACGCCCTGTGCGCCCGGCTTACCGGCGACGTTGACTTCCCCTACCTGCTGCTGCTGGCGTCGGGCGGCCATTGCCAGCTTCTATGCGTCGAGGGAGTCGGGAAATACCGCAGGCTGGGAACCACCCTGGACGACGCCCTCGGCGAGGCCTTCGATAAAGTCGCCAAGATGCTGGGGCTGGGTTTCGCCGGCGGGCCGCTGGTGGAAAAGGCGGCGAGGAGCGGCGACCCCGCCCGCTTCAAGTTTCCCAGGCCGATGAAGGGGCGGCCCGGCTGTCATTTTTCCTTCTCCGGCCTCAAGACGGCGGTGCGTCACGCCGTCATCGGCTTGCCCGAGGGAGACTTGCGTGACCAAGACGTAGCCGATCTGTGCGCTTCGTTCCAGGCCGCCGCCGCCGACGCCTTGCATGACCGCGCCAAAAATGCGCTCAAGGAATTCAGCAAGCTCCATGGCCCCGCCGCCGCTCTGGTGATCGCCGGCGGCGTCGCCGCCAATCAGCATATCAGAGACACTCTTGAAGGCCTCGGCATACCGTTGGTGGCGCCGCCCTCGAACCTGTGCACCGACAACGCCGCGATGATCGCCTGGGCCGGCATCGAACGTTTGCGGCTTGGGCAAAGCGATGACATGGAGTTTGCGCCCCGTCCGCGTTGGCCGCTGGATCAAAACGCCCCTCCCGCCGTCTACGCCGGGGTCAAAGCATAA
- a CDS encoding hydroxymethylbilane synthase yields MPQTPLLRIGTRGSPLAMAQTHDVRDRLIAAHRELAVPGAIEIVIIKTTGDMVLDRPLAEIGGKGLFTKEIDEAMLNGSIDVAVHSMKDVPTWLPDGIALPCTLEREDPRDAFISNKAASIRKLAAGSVVGTSSLRRQAQILYRRPDLRVAVFRGNVQSRLRKLEEGVVDATLLALAGLKRLGMADVVTAVIEPEEMLPAVAQGAVGVTCRSDDRRADEFLAPLNHAETFMRVTAERAMLTVLDGSCRTPIAALAEITGANMRLRGLIARPDGSEVLETERSGSAADAKAIGRDAGEELKKRAGPGFLEGSV; encoded by the coding sequence ATGCCGCAGACTCCCCTCCTTCGCATCGGCACCAGAGGTTCGCCGCTGGCCATGGCCCAGACTCATGACGTCCGCGACCGGCTGATCGCCGCTCACCGCGAACTGGCCGTTCCGGGAGCGATAGAAATAGTGATCATCAAGACTACCGGCGACATGGTGCTGGATCGGCCGCTGGCCGAGATCGGCGGCAAGGGCCTGTTCACCAAGGAAATTGACGAGGCGATGCTGAACGGCTCTATCGACGTGGCGGTGCATTCAATGAAGGACGTGCCTACATGGTTGCCCGACGGCATCGCGCTGCCCTGCACCCTGGAGCGTGAAGACCCGCGTGACGCCTTTATCAGCAACAAGGCGGCGAGCATCAGGAAATTGGCGGCGGGTTCGGTGGTCGGCACTTCTTCCCTAAGGCGTCAGGCGCAAATCCTTTACCGCCGCCCCGACCTCAGGGTGGCGGTGTTTCGCGGCAACGTCCAGAGTCGGCTCAGAAAACTGGAAGAAGGGGTCGTCGACGCCACCCTGCTGGCGCTGGCCGGGCTTAAACGTCTCGGCATGGCCGATGTCGTCACCGCCGTTATCGAGCCGGAGGAAATGTTGCCGGCGGTAGCCCAGGGCGCCGTCGGCGTCACCTGCCGGAGCGATGATCGGCGCGCCGATGAATTTCTGGCGCCTCTTAATCACGCCGAGACTTTCATGCGGGTTACTGCCGAACGGGCCATGCTGACGGTGCTGGACGGCTCGTGCCGCACGCCGATTGCCGCTCTCGCCGAGATAACCGGCGCAAATATGAGGCTGCGCGGCCTGATCGCGCGCCCCGACGGCAGCGAGGTGCTGGAGACGGAGCGTTCGGGGAGCGCGGCCGATGCAAAAGCCATCGGGCGCGACGCCGGCGAGGAATTAAAGAAACGGGCCGGTCCCGGCTTTCTGGAAGGATCAGTCTAA